Genomic DNA from Catellatospora sp. TT07R-123:
GGCGGCCAGGCGGACCACCAGGTACGCCACCAGCGGCGCCAGCGCCACCCCGATCCACCACGACGGGTATGCCGCGATCTGGTCCGGCTGGCGCACCAGCAGATACGCCACGATCGCCGGGGAGGCCAGGATGGTGCCGGGCACCGCGATCAGCACGCTCAGCACGAACGGCCCCAGCAGCAGGAACAACAGGCAGCCGCACCCGGACCGACCGCTTCGCTGTGCCATCCGAGTTCCTCCACATTGGCTGGAGGAGCGATTCTATCGACGCCGTACGCCACGGCCCGCACCGACTCGTGATCCTTTCGCGTTCAGCCGACCGGCGTGCACGCCTGACCGATCTTCTCTCCAAGATCGCGCCCTGCGGCCATTTCCGGAGGCCACGGCGCATGATCCGACCGGAAACCGCGATCACGGGCCGGAAACGGCGATCGGGCCGGGCACCGTACAGAAAAGGAGAGCCGGACGCCCTGCGGCACCCGGCTCTCCGATGTGATCGCCCATCTACCTCACGCGGACGGTCAGGTCAGCGTGATCGTCGTGGTCACCTGCTGCGCCGGGGCGTCCGGGTAGGTCACCGTGACCGTGATCGTCACCGGGCCGGTCGGACGCTTGGCGGTCGGCCACAGCACGGCGAAGTTACGCGTGATCGGCTCGAACACCGGCGTCGTCGCCCCCAGCGACTGCGCCCCCGCGACCGACACCTTCACCCGCCCGCTCAGCAGCAGGCAGACCGACTCCAGCAGCGGGATCGGCGCACCCGACGCATCCGTGAGCTGGAACACGATCGGCACCACCGAGCCAGCCCGCACGGAACCACCCGCCGCGGGAGTGACCACCCGGACCCCGGACCGGACGACCTGAGTGGCCGTGCCGGTGCTGGCCAGGTAGGACCCGTCCCCGAGGTAAGCGGCCGTCACCTGGTGCGACCCCGTGCCCAGGCTCGCGATCGGGCTGCTCGTCGCCCTGCCGCCGGACAGCGCGACCGGACCGCCGACCGCCGCCCCGTCGACACGGAACTGCACGAACCCGGTCGGGGTCGTCCCCGCCGGACCGGTCACGGTGGCCGTGAACGTCACCGGCGCGCCGAGCACCGACGGGCTGGCCGAGGAGGTGACCGCCGTGGTGGTCGCCGCGGCGGCGACGGTGATCGTGTAGTCCCGGGCGACCGTGCTGACCGGGTTGGTGACGGTGACCGTGAAGGTGTAGCCACCACCGGCGGTCGGCGTGCCGGAGACGACACCCGACGCCGACAGCGACAGGCCCGGCGGCAGCGCCCCGCTGCTCAGCGCGAACGTGACCGGGCCACCGCCGCCGTACGAGACGGCCGCCGAGTACGCCGACCCGACCGTGCCGCCCGGCAGCGTGCCGTCGAGCGTCACCGGGTCGACCACGGCCACCGCGAGCGGGCCCGACGACGACCCGACCAGGTCGGCGCTGCCCGAGTACGAGGCCGTGACCGCGTGGTCGCCACCCGTCAGGGCCGAGGTGACCAGCGTCGCCGTGCCACCGCTGAGCACGGCCGTGCCGATCGTGGCGGCTCCGTCGTGGAAGGTCACCGTGCCCGTCGGCGGGACGGCCGCGGTGACGGTCGCGGTCAGGGTGAGCCCGCTGCCGGTCGCGACCGGGTTCGGCGCCGCGGTGACCACCGTGGCGCTGGTGCCCGGACCGACGTGGATCGAGGCCGGCAGCTCGGCCTGGCCGTACGCGCTGGACACCCGGACGGTGAAGGCGAAGTCGCCCGCGGCCGCCGGAGCGCCGGTGAGCTGGCCGTCCGGCGTGAGGGACACGCCCGGCGGCAGGCTGCCGGCCGAGACGCTCGCCGCCACCAGGCCCGAGCCGGTCACGGTGAAGGCGAAGCCGTACGGCTCGCCGACCGTGCCCGAAGGCGCGGTGCCGGTGACCGCCGGTGCGACACCGAGGTCGAGACCGACCACGACCGGGTCGTGGTCGCTGGTCCGGAAGCGGTCGGGCGCGTACAGCGACGCGACCTGCCCGGCGGTCTTGAAGTCGGTGTTGTAGTCCAGCACCGACGGCTCGTCGGCGTTGTGGTGCGCGTCCCCGGCCCCGGTGACCTGGCCGACCGCCGCAGCGCTGGCCAGCACGTAGTCAAGGTAGCCCCACTGGCCGTCGAAGACGTACGAGTAGGCGTCGTCGCCGTGGAAGGCCTTGATCAGGTTCACGTACCCGGCCGCCTCCAGCGCCGCGATCGGGTCCTCGCCCGCGTACGAGTTGAGGTCACCGACGATCAGCACGTCCGGGTCGCCCGCGCCCGGCACGACCGTCGTGGAGATCCAGCTCGCCAGCTCGTTGGCCTGCGCGGTGCGGCGGACGTTCCAGCAGCTCTGGCCGTCGCCCTGGTCGGTGTCCGGACCCGAGGTCGGGCAGGAGCCCTTGGACTTGAAGTGGTTGGCGATGACGGTGAACCGCGCCCCGGCCGGGGTCTGGAACGTCTGCGCCACCGGGCGCCGCTCGAAGACCGGGTTGACGTCGATGAACGTGGCACCGGCGACCGGCTGCACCTTGGCGGTGCGGTAGAGCAGGCCCGCCTTGATCGCGTCGGTACCGGCGACGTCGGTGATGCCGGTGGCCGCGTCAGCGTCGACGAAGGCCCAGGTGCCGGGCCCGTCGGCGGCGTTCAGCGCGTTCACCAGCGCCTGCACCGCACTGTCGGTGCCGTAGCCGTCGTTCTCCATCTCCATGTAGCCGATGACGTCGGCGTCGAGGAAGCGCAGCGACGCGACCTCCTTGGCCAGCTGCCGCTGGTACTCGGTGTCGCTGGTGGCACCCCGGCAGTCGGTCACCGCACCGAGCGTGCCCAGGTGGCAGCCGGTGTAGGTGTTGAAGAAGTTCAGCAGGTTCGCGCTGGCCGCCTTGAG
This window encodes:
- a CDS encoding ExeM/NucH family extracellular endonuclease: MRLHFRRNLARLAVALLVIPGAATLTASGAAAETSSGNLVVVRVGDGAAALSSAAAPVFLDEYTPAGALVRTVALPTSVSGSNRRFTVSGSATSEGALALSADGRYLTLGGYDADPGLAGVATSSTATVARVAARVDGAGAVDTTTAITDAFSGANIRGVVSDDGSRVWAVGSSGGVRLATVGAGTTTQINSATPTNLRAAAIAGGRLYVSTGSAPTGVYAVGAGLPTTGGQTPALVTAAPSPYGIVALDRDPGVPGIDTLYLADDSGSPNGGIVKYSFNGSAWTARGNFRPSGSGARGITGSVTGATATLFATTSAGSAQLVKVEDTAAYDAPISATAVVLQTAGTNTALRGVAFAPAGGSVPTAPVITTQPQDVAVTSGATATLTVAATGTGPLSFQWYAGTAGDTSTPVGTGASYTTPALTATAAYWVRVTGTGGQADSVTATVTVNPVTPACTGAVTAIGAVQGTGDISPLAGQTVTVRGTVVGDSEGPSPALRGFYLQDSGDGDTATSDGVFVFDNGANLVSLGDVVEVTGPVSEFQGQTQLTASATTVVSCGAQGTVTPADVTLPRASAADLEPYEGMLVRFHQTLTVTEHFQIGRFGQVVVSSGGRLRQPTADIRATDTAAVAAAQAANNLNRLLIDDADQAQNPDPIVFGRGGQPLSASNTLRGGDTVTDPVGVLTYTWAGNSASGNAYRLRPLGALSGTAVFEAANPRPSAAPVVGGSLKAASANLLNFFNTYTGCHLGTLGAVTDCRGATSDTEYQRQLAKEVASLRFLDADVIGYMEMENDGYGTDSAVQALVNALNAADGPGTWAFVDADAATGITDVAGTDAIKAGLLYRTAKVQPVAGATFIDVNPVFERRPVAQTFQTPAGARFTVIANHFKSKGSCPTSGPDTDQGDGQSCWNVRRTAQANELASWISTTVVPGAGDPDVLIVGDLNSYAGEDPIAALEAAGYVNLIKAFHGDDAYSYVFDGQWGYLDYVLASAAAVGQVTGAGDAHHNADEPSVLDYNTDFKTAGQVASLYAPDRFRTSDHDPVVVGLDLGVAPAVTGTAPSGTVGEPYGFAFTVTGSGLVAASVSAGSLPPGVSLTPDGQLTGAPAAAGDFAFTVRVSSAYGQAELPASIHVGPGTSATVVTAAPNPVATGSGLTLTATVTAAVPPTGTVTFHDGAATIGTAVLSGGTATLVTSALTGGDHAVTASYSGSADLVGSSSGPLAVAVVDPVTLDGTLPGGTVGSAYSAAVSYGGGGPVTFALSSGALPPGLSLSASGVVSGTPTAGGGYTFTVTVTNPVSTVARDYTITVAAAATTTAVTSSASPSVLGAPVTFTATVTGPAGTTPTGFVQFRVDGAAVGGPVALSGGRATSSPIASLGTGSHQVTAAYLGDGSYLASTGTATQVVRSGVRVVTPAAGGSVRAGSVVPIVFQLTDASGAPIPLLESVCLLLSGRVKVSVAGAQSLGATTPVFEPITRNFAVLWPTAKRPTGPVTITVTVTYPDAPAQQVTTTITLT